The nucleotide sequence TTTCTCCTTTCTGCTCCCTGAGAGATAATTTCACCGTCTCTGACCATAATGACCCTTTTTGTATAATCGGCTACTTCCTGTTCATGAGTGACGATTATGACAGTCGTGCCTTCCAGATTAAGGGCAGCAAATTGCTCCATGATTGATACACTTGTTTTTGTATCCAAAGCCCCTGTCGGTTCGTCAGCAAGAATCAGACGGGGCTGATTAACGATAGAACGGGCAATGGCAACACGCTGCTTTTGCCCCCCCGACAGTTCATTTGGAAGATGATTGATTCGCTCTGAAAGGCCGACCTTTTCAAGCGCAAGTCTTGCTCTTTCTTCGCGCTCTTTCTTTTTAATGCCGGCATAAACCATGGGTAATTCAACGTTTTTAATCGCTGTAAGTCTCGGAAGAAGCTGAAACTGCTGAAAAACAAAGCCGATGGAGAGAT is from Bacillus sp. FSL H8-0547 and encodes:
- a CDS encoding ABC transporter ATP-binding protein, giving the protein MISLSGITKSYKVGKESFDVLKNINLVIEEGEFISIMGPSGSGKSTLMNIIGCLDRPSEGQYFLDGTDVAGYQDSELASVRNLSIGFVFQQFQLLPRLTAIKNVELPMVYAGIKKKEREERARLALEKVGLSERINHLPNELSGGQKQRVAIARSIVNQPRLILADEPTGALDTKTSVSIMEQFAALNLEGTTVIIVTHEQEVADYTKRVIMVRDGEIISQGAERRNA